Part of the Anopheles coluzzii chromosome 3, AcolN3, whole genome shotgun sequence genome is shown below.
TCGGGCTGCAGGTGCATCGACCAGCGACAGCGCAATCACGCACTCGTAAGTCCCGCACTCCACAAACGTCCATTTCCGGTCGGTACCAATCCATCtgattccattttttttacccTTCActatctctcttttctttAGAAACCTCTCAACGCTTTGCAGTGTTTACCATCTACCAGAATGACGTACGACCGGCACAAGCCCCACCAGAACGCAGTCAACCTCCGGCATGTAAGGGTGAATTTATTAGAAATGGCCATTCAGAAGTTGTGTTTACCATTCACCCgttcctcttttttgtgtttgtttcagaCCCAGAACCACCGCCTCCGCCGAAATACGACGATGTGATAAAATCACCGGACCTATTCCAGAAACCTCCACCGTACACGGCATCCGCTCAAGCGTAAAGCAGCTGCGTTCAATCCGTACTCCACTTAATCGTTAATAAAGTTAAATTTAATTCCAACTTaccaacacattcacacgGGCAGTTTTAAGTTGTCTCTTTCGTcgtttttattgattattgTTTCTTAAA
Proteins encoded:
- the LOC120957571 gene encoding uncharacterized protein LOC120957571, which produces MSWVFHLLWMFLVLMLFFIVLRRIYYFGLQVHRPATAQSRTQTSQRFAVFTIYQNDVRPAQAPPERSQPPAYPEPPPPPKYDDVIKSPDLFQKPPPYTASAQA